A segment of the Lycium ferocissimum isolate CSIRO_LF1 chromosome 5, AGI_CSIRO_Lferr_CH_V1, whole genome shotgun sequence genome:
GACGATTTTGGTGACATAATTTGTTGTTAATTCATAATCTTGACTTGAAAATATATGCTAACAGATTGATTAGTAGTTCACTTACGGTTTCTTGTCTTCAATTATTTTGCAGATTTAAGTATTCATTTTTATGTACATTCACGTTGTCTTATTGCCTAACGGGAGtgaaacatacatacatacaacaAACTATATCTTTACGTTTAGTCTGTGTTGTCTTGAATTACTCTGTTTATATATGCATCAGCGGATTGTTTCCTTTTCCAGCTACTAGCTAGCTACCTCTAACAACAACTAGAACAAGGTAACTGTTGTTTCCCCTTCTAACAAATTTACTGGCTTACTGCTGCTGCTGCATCTGAAGACAGCACCAAACGAAGACTCAAGATTAAAATTTCTATAAATTAACAACAGTTAATTAGTACTCCGTAATACTGTGTATAATGCTGACCCTTCGAAATTTAATGCAAGATATTATTGGAATATGCACTTGCACAAAATAAATAATGCAGCAAAGCTTGCTGCTGTCACTAAACACATCGACCTAACATGTACAAACTTTTCATCAGATTGGCACCAGGGACTGTGCACCATTCACAAGACTCaaattttgattcaaaaaattaaaaaaatgaaaaagaaaagggagccAATTTTTGTAGATGGAAACTGGACAGCATGATTCACGCTAACTGACCAATTTTTACATATATCCACAAGAAATTCTATTGACTCTACTACTGCACACAATTTTGCCTCGGGCAGCAATTTCCTACAGATTCTTTTGCCTCAGCATAGCGAGGACTTCTCTCTTTAAGATATGATGCTTCTTTTGTTTACGATCCTCCTTACAGAGAACCATCTTAGAACACTAAATAGCATCTTCCATCTCCTTTGAGCTTTATCCAGGGGAACAATTGCACTATTATGAGAAAGAAAGCTGCTGACAGCACACTGTAGATCAGGTGATGGAGCAAAGTTTGGACTGGGAAGGGAATAGTCTGTGCCAAAGAAAGACAGATGATCATCATCACAAAATGGCGGGGGAGTTATAGAATCAGTATCAGCCATCAAGGAGTTGGTGTCTTGCCCTGGGAAATTTAGCGGTTGGTCAAACGTAACATCCATGTTGTCTATACCATGCAAGACATAGTCATCCAAGGTGCTGAAACCAGCAATTGAACAGAAGGATGGCATGATATCAGGCGTTGACGCACTTAGTTGCTGATATTCGCTTCTGTTAACCTTCTGGGAAGCTAAAACATTGTCGCTGCCATCAGAAGTACCCACCATGGGTGAGTTTGAGGAGAACTGAACAGTGGAGATTTGCATAACCCAATCCATAAGAGAAGACTCATCCTCAAACGAGACTACTTCTTCCCAGTGTCTGAATGCACAAATCACCAAATTACGAGCATCATCctgaaaaggaaaaggattaaaGTCATTGGGCAATCCATAAGGAGCAATGGCAACTATAAATATCTATAATACAAGCTTTATATGTGCAACTAGGGCaataaaacaaatattttttctttattatgaaAGATACATGCCTTTTGAGTTTCAGACAAGTTATCAGCAGGAACAAGCTGACAGTCTGGAAGAAGGCCCATCACTTGCCCAACAATGTTAAAAGCCACACCAGTTTTTGGCACAGATACAGATGGGTAGTACAAGTACATTTTCTTGTCAAGTAAGCACGTTCGAGCATGTTCTACTGTGACTTCCCACATTTTGGTGGACATACCTGTCCCAAGAACCTGCAAGATTtccgaagaaaaggaaatcaaaAATTTGTCATTCTTGTCAAAAACACAAAAGAGCATCAATATTTTATCTAAATTTAGCCAGTTTCTGAATCACGATGTCAACACATTGTAACGAAACCAAGCCAAATTCAGTTGTAGAACTCCTAACCTAATACAGAGACTGATCCACTAAGTTAAGCAATTAACTTGAAACACACAGAAGGAATTAAAAGGAAGGAATTAACAAGCATACATCAAGAAAAGCAAAGGTGTCAACAAGCATCAAAGACTCCAGTGAATGAATTAAACAAGAAGCTAAAGAATAACAAACTTTAGGAAATGTGCCCATCATTATCAGTCTAATTGTTAATATTCAACAAGGAAGAAAGTAGCTTCATCATTTTAAGCAACATGTATGTTAAACCCATTTATTTATGTAAGACAAATGCAGTAGCACTCACATTTCGAAGCCTTGTCGGATCTAGATAGAGTAGAGTCAGAAAATCTTTCACTGAGTTGACTCTTTCCTTGCTCAAACGTCTGTGGAAAGCTCCATCTTTGCCAATCTTTTCCAGCCTCCAAACTTCATCTGAAAGAGAAGGGGGGTGGTGCTTCTTGTACACTGCAAATAAAGCAGGAAGTTAGATGGTGTTCTTATTGTATATTGAACTTATGAATTATTCGAAGACTTCTCACCACAATCTCATTCATTGTGGCTTTTGGTACCAGCTATAATTAGCTCCGAGACCCAAATTATGCGTAGCTCATTATCAGGTTAATCCTCAAGAAACCGACCAAAGCATTAAGTTCAGTGAAAATGAGTTTTAACTTGGTTTTCGTTTCTAAATATATTACAAATTCATAATACAGTTGGATTAATAGTTCTATCATAAGTGCACCTACCTAATAACAGTTCCAACAGGATATTTAAATCATACAAAAGTGAGTTAGAGATTTTACTCTCCTTATAGATGGAAGAGGAGTCGATACTTTCGGTGTTTTACTTCTGtcgtttttccttctttcattcTGCCTAAGATTTTAGACAAGATCTTTTGTCTGCCGTCTCTGTGATTCTTCCAGTTGGATTAATAGTTCATTAATAGTTCTATCATAAGTGCACCTACCTAATAACAGTTCCAACAGGATATTTAAATCAAACAAAAGTGAGTTAGAGATTTTATTCTCCTTATGGATGGAAGAGGAGTCGATACTTTCAGTGTTTACTTCTGtcgtttttccttctttcattcTGCCTAAGATTTTAGTCAAGATCTTTTGTCTGCCGTCTCTCTGTAATTCTTCCAGTAGAAAATTAACCGGTGTATAAAACATCAGCTTTCCTATTCTCCGATGGGTGTTGCTTAAAAAATAAGAGACAAAGCAAAAAGGTCACATGAGATCACCTCCAGCCTTAAGACTTTTGTTTCCGCCTTAGCTTTCTGTCTTTAAAACCACTAATTCTAGGTGAATTACACGAGGAGAAAGATCAAAATCTAGCACTTGAGCACTCACTGGCCAGCTCAGTATCACTTCCATCTCAACGAAAATTAAAGAGTGTAAACCTAACAATCTCCAGAGACAAACTTTAATAACGGGAATTATAACTAACTGAATAACGATTTTGACAAAATACAGCAGATAATTTTAAATAGGCCAAAGCACAGATGGTTGATGTCGAACAAAGGTAAGAATGAGACATTAATGGTAACATTGAGCACTTCATTTAAGCTACCAAATCCCAAGATGAAGCATAAAATAAACATATCTCAGACAGATACGAAATAAAACCTTCATTACGATACCTAGTAAAGTACAactattttacttctttttcaCTCATATAAATGTATTGCTTCTTTCATGTGTGTCAATATTTCAGCATTATCTGCATGTATATTCTACGTCATTCTCTGTAAGTATGTTCCTTTTGTATGGAGTTATACACGTAACATTAGCATCTACTCCCCAGTCCAAATTTATATgtgatctattttctatttgAGGCAACCCAAGACGTTAAACACACTTTCTATAAATATTCCTACCAGACTCTTCCCTTCAAGCAATTAGAATAATTTAAATCCTAAACAATGATGGGAAGTTTCACCAATTACACTACACAATTTTGCTTCTATACAGATTAtaggaatgtgaacaatcacTTTCAATCATGTTTTGGGCCAACATCATACCTCCAACTTGCTGTTATATTCTAGTGGCTGCTTTTGATAACTTAAGTTATGGCGAATAAAAGATGCTTATTCTTCTTGTCTGTCCCTTAAAACCAATTTTCAGCATATTACTCAGCATCCAACGCGAGATTACAAAATATTGAGCAATCTGTTCCACACCATTAGACTTGATTATTCAGAAATCGATTGCTTTGAGTTAAGTACTCATCTATAATGGAATATAATGTTAAGAGTTCACACcttctgaaaagaaaaatgtaatCATTTAATACATCTAACAGCATTTAAGAATGAAAAGAGATTAAAATGAACTCACACTCTCCGCGGTGATCCCTGACAATGAAGGATTCTGTCTTCGCCTCTCGTACACTGATCCCTTCAAAGCTATCAACAAGCCTAGCACCCAGCCTGAATTTACGACTTCTTGTCCAGCTCGAGTTATCAGTAAATGAAATATCACTCACCCAGCCAATACCGTCCTTAAGAAACAAAAATGCATCCCCAGTAAGGAGAGGTTTCTTTCCTTCCCTTTCTCTCACAATGTTGTTCTTAAATTCTTCTGCAGTCCAATTATCCCCATCATCACCATCAAAATCTCCCTCTAGTACTACAATTTCCACTTTTGAACAGGATTCAGGACCACTAGAGACAACTTGCCCAGTAAGAGCATCAACCAAGGCTACTTTCAAACTAGATTCCTCTCCTTCTATACGAGTTCCAGTAAATACTGGGGGAGAGATGACATCTAAAAACTTCAGCTTCAAGCTTCTAAGTTCACAAGCATATACATCTTTCCCACAATTCCTAAAGAGGTGCAAATACGAAAAAATTGCATGACTAAGTCATAATAGGAAAGCATGAAGCGCATGTAGCATTTGAATGATGCAGTCAAGTTGCATACCGTTTCATGGTGGTCATGTATTTCCTGAGAGCCAATTCCACTTCCTCTTTTACCTGTAAACTCAAGTTAAAACGTATTGATCTCCAGATGAGCTTAACTAATCAAGGCGGTTAAGGAAAACCACAAAATAgatcataaaataaagaactAATTAATGGTTCGCGCTTCATCCCAATTAGACGTCCTTGCTGGAGTGAATGCATATGAACCATTATCTAAGAACTAAATTTGCAACCTGACATCGTAGCATAATTTCTTTCAATCACTAAAATTTTCCTAAAAACTCACTTCGTTGAACATGCTTATCAATCTCTAATTTTTTAACTTAACCTTTTGAAACAAAGAATTAAACATATGCACCATATAGGTGCTTAAAGTTGGTGAGCCTTGGTAATTAATAGTAACAAGAAATTAGAACAAGGGCAAAAGTTAAGTAGGACAACGTGCGCCTTGTCATCGCAGGAAGTATATGgtactaaggggtcgtttgatgCATGGTATAAgttgggatatcccagcactaattttttgtatCATGTTTGGTAGAAAGTATAAATTCatcctgggataaatttatatcttgtaccaaacaaggtataaaaTACATCCCATCCCAAGAGATGGGATATCCCTTATAtcgggattattttataccatcttaattgggattattttataccattttagatggtataaaataatcccatagtgggattattttataatctaaaaagatggtataaaataagaTGGGTTAAGAAGGATAAATTAGTGGTGAATTATAATTTAGGGATAATTTTGATACCTTATACCAATcacctaccaaacgacccctaacaGTATTTCGTTATAACCTTGTATAATAGGAATCAAGACTAGGAAAAGTGGAAAGTGAACATCACCAATTTAAAAGATGTGCCATCTTTAACAGCAAGTGTCAGATTCccaattttcttttgaaaaagtaTATGTTCCTTGTTAGTTTCAAAATTCGAACGCATAAGGCTTTATTTTGGGTCACAGCAATAAGACCAAACTTAAATATGACAATTTTTGAATTGCCCAAGAAAAGTTCATACAGAAATTAGCAATATCactgtaaaaaaaaatgaacataaaCTTACCACTCGACGAATCAGTGGCTCCAAAACAGGCTCCATAAAATGTTGCACTCTACGCATATTTACTACTTCCATAATTACACTACATAAAATAACAAAAGTAGAGTCAGTACTAATAAAGAATTGTAGCAGGCCTGCCTATACTGAGTGCATACATAGAACAGTACCATCAGGTGGAACACCGCATTTATTAAAATTATCAGCAAAGTCACATACGTACACTGAACACAAAAAAGAGAAAGCAACCTTACACccactttttcttcttgatgACTCAACATCTATGAAATTCAAACCCCTACTACATTGATAATAACGCCACCTTGTTAACGCTAACTACAACCAATGGGCttaaagaacaaaattcttcCCCCCACAAATGACTAAAAAGTAAAACCATTACCCATTTTAGGATGTTCCAAatgaaaaactaaaataaaaaatgcttAGTTtcataaatcttttttttttttttttaaagttacaaaaaaaaaaaaaaaaattaccttctAAGAGAAGGCACTCTACGGCGACGTTTATCTTCGGAAGAACCGCCATCGTGTCTAGGCTTGAGGTCTTCTTGTGATTGACGCTTCATCGACATTATCGAAAGCTGCAATCGCAGCTTTAATATTACGAAAGGTTGATGCTACGTGGCGGTGGAACCGAAAGGGAAGATGATAAACATAGAGTGGTGATATTAACATGCGTGAATTAAAATACTAGCCCAAGTTCACGACCCCctctatatttatataaaaggaGAGAGGGGTAAAGTTAGTATGATATAATAAAGATAAAACAGTAGGAGTAATAAAGGGAAATAAATGAGTAGAGTCCAAAAAAACGGAGTGATCCAACTTGGGTTTATCAGTATGCTAAAGTTTTGGCAGGGAGTGACAGATTGTGCGGATACATAACGATTCTAGCACTGTTTGATATGTTGTTTCTTTCTGGGGATTGAGCGTGACTATAAACAGAATAGAAGAAAGAAGGCTGTGAAACGGAACTAAAAGGATCAAAATGTTGGCCTTCCGGCATGGAGGAGTAAAGCGGAGTTAAGGTTGTTTTGGGTGGGAGTGGGCCCATTAGAAAACGCGTGGGCCCACACTTTCGACTTTAGAAGCCTTGACGCAGTATCCATAAACATATGGGCTACGTTTGAAATCGTGGGCGACGAGAATCATTTAGGGCaattgggtggtctttaaattttgcccctcatatttgaaatctttaaattttgcccttcggttAAAATTCATGGGTTTTAGGTTCGAACCTCCAcacaatcaaaattttaaaaaaattgcgaAATGAGTTTAAATTAGCCTTACGCCCCCACCGCATACACTTGAAGGAATTACAAAGTTATGCGAACCGGCGGACTTATGTCTTGTAAATGGGCgaacttggcataagtatgcggttaCAACTTTGGTAATTCTTTCACAAGTTAATGCGGAGTCGGCAGATAAAAGTTTTGCCCGTTAAAAGTATGCACCCCGcgtaaacttgttaaggaattaccaaagttatgcggacgcGCACTTTATGCCAATACACTGctcataaggcatgagtatctTTGGTCAGAtaaatttggtaattcatgTAATAAATGCCTTGGAGTCCCGagatacacgcgacccaaaccttaccttacaatttttttttaaatttatgcttGCGCAGGAGTTCGAACTCAAAACCTCATAATTTCTGCGTGAACGCTcagagttgcaatgcgaagggcaaaaattaaagaacaccaATAtaaggggcataatttaaagaccacaaatatgaggggcaaaatttaaagaccaccccaaaagaagggcaattcgcgcaaaaaaatgaatcatTTACACGAATGCCTTTCAAAGGCAcggttctttaatttttcccctaATGCTCCAAGGTTCTAAGTTCGAACCTCGGTtcaatcaaaaaaatatttacaaggcagagatttataacaaaattagatCTATTCGGACAGAGGTTTGCCTTAAGACAAACTTTTACACAAAACTAGGCCTTACGTCGgcatcacgacccaacccccgtaggccatgactagtgccgaaATTTTGACACTAATACACACGTTTAACCGTAATCAATACACGAATAACTTAAATATATACGAAAGTCGGGCCTCGTCTCGGCCATCATATACAAGCATATATGCGCATAATAAGCAAGGGCAAGTTTTAATATACACAATATGTCCGAAGATATATACACGCGGCCCGACGTAAGGGGCCACGGCGAACGGGACCGCCCCGAAAACACAAATCATATAAACACGGACCGAACGGAACTATACACAACCCGCGTatgtgtctacggacctcttaagagtcataacgaatcatatgacgggacggccccgccgtacccacgaaTAGTCACATATATACGATAAAAGGTACGTACCCAAAATAGgctcggaacaaaggagcactcccgaaTGACAAAATGGATGTCCTAAACCGGCTGACCGCAAAACGATTGTCGTACCAACGGGCAAAACGcaacccgaagaaaggggtcggtacgaaatgtgcgagcatgtaaatcatgaaatacgAAAGAAACAAAGCGAGATGAAAGTACGAAGCGAGGACGGAGGTAAATCAGTATCGGACACGCTTACCCTTgaacacaaaccatgcataacaatatcatatccgacttgttatgggacttagtgacacaATCGACAATCATTACGCACGTGTGTGTACATGAGCGTGTCCggcctcagtgagggactcggtaggtaagatcataacatcatcatatatatatatatatatataaatccatataccgtgtcccggccctctactgagggactcggtaggtaaggtcatatcatcattatatatatatccatatagcGTGtagcgtgtctcggccctctaatgagaggctcggtggatagcgtgtcccggccctctaatgagggactcggtggaggagatcctgtctccatcatatatacatcataatcacatcatcatatacatagcgtgtcccggccctctaatgagggactcggtgaataatatagtagagctgtgcacgaaaacatgtccggccgggactcgatgaaagatgtAACGACCGCGCGCGAGCGGAGTAGTAAGCaaccacatacacataaatcatcattacggactcGGCAAATAAGTAGACATATCAACATTATTGACTCAACATAATGATCCAAACAaaccctcatttaaaagccaaacaatagtcagATTAAGTTTCCTCCGAAGATCACTCGGGAACGTGCAagtagaactttagaaatcgtgggtacgtatcaaaccatatgaagtaaCTTACGGAAGTCAAGAACATagtcatcattacagactcgatagataaatCACCAACACTCGAGGGTCAGACGATAGTCACGTTAAATTCTTCCAAAAGCCATTTGTctcaacatagaaaagtctcggggcccacggatatgcatcaacccaatacgggcccgcccatgaaagttaaggTCATTATACGAtatagaatcacttacgagcatatcaaagccatccggttatgtctatgaaagttacggacacttTTAGAGATAAGATCCTTTAgaaacaaaaccgtttatacacgtttcaaatccaatcataacaaaggcataaggaccatgtttctactacattaagaataccaatatcaagagatgaataagaatcataatcatgctcggatcatgagagtggagttaccctgaggctcgtatcatagcctacttaccactacgacatgccaaagaaagaagggataagcttcacatacctcgttcgcttcccaagctaatccaactcaagtctcgtctCCCCAGGGTCTACACAACGTtaatagatatcgaacattagctagaggcatttaggaattcaattccaactagcactcaattctacagaaatttgggtagcatttcccctataaatgcaacaaccccgagatttcaactcggcgaaattcatcaacaacaataccaacaaccacactaacaacatcaataatcaattcagaacgcattctaacgttaatagctcttttctacatagttcaacaacatcccattatattcaattcaactacttacattcgaaccaacatcaacgctcacgtATTCAAGTACTTATCTAAGAttatttaaacaagattcaagaacacttttaaacaatccgcacactatccaaaacaacccaaacaaaactCCACTCACGAAACcaacccaaacccgagagcaacaacaacaacacctttccttcttccaaattcatgaattacaccaacaatccacacgttaacaatattattttcataagtACAAAAACTACATAAGGATCACATTGGCCACTAAAACATCCCACGACACTTTcatcttcaatttgaatcattaaacttccgttatcaacatagaatccacacgacaacaacaaccaaaacgctaaataaaattaattcattcttggcatacaaGATGACCCATATTCGCCACCACATCAACTccaatattttatgagtttcattcatttctacgcgttacaacaacacacaaacatgctaaatacaattaattcatcactcctacacaccaccacacacacacggccaaacacccacacacacggttcaacatcaacatccatattttcatgattttcattcattttctacatactacaacatccacaaaccatccataacatataagagaagattaaaccttaccttcttcataCTCTTCGCTCAGCTAGAGTTGATGCTTtgcaaaacggatggtttgcttgttccaatgaccactccacgtagtagaggaccttccaattagtagagaaactaaaagaaaatatttgtttgtggtcaatttttggacttcaatttttcttggtcatggccgaatggcctttgtttttctccttctccaagtttcttgaattttccttaaGGGTGAAGATATGAAATGAtcacttagtcatccttttaattgcatatattaagcttccatgtggccatggcccacatccatgtggccggccacatgccttctctttcctctttttttttttctttttcgtgaaccaattactttccaaaaataacttttaaccccaaatttccttaatattccatgccaacaaatcatAAGCGATTTATGTCTTGAAACACGATCatggtcaaaagtctcgacttcgtgattaggaatagtcttgtccctaacttatcgtggttgactcggattatcccgacgtacaaaatacgggatataacaaaggcCTAACTTTTcgagcaaagttaggcctattaaGGCAGAaatgccttgcgaattttttaatatttgaatgaGCGGAGGTTCAAACTCGGAATTCATGAGTTTTAGTcgaagaataaaaattaaagatcaaattTTAGGGGGGGAAATTAAAGATcggtgcctttgaagggcattccGTACAAAAAATCCACCTCAATATCCCGTTTCAACAATCAATTTTTTGCGcagattgtccttcaaaggcactggtctttaattttgcccctcaaattgctggtctttaattttttcccttcgttTAAAAatgtggccgaaaatacctaaagattttgggtttgaacccctattcaataaaaaaaaatcgcaaggcaagactTTGCTATCCAACAGACTTTTATTTATGCCTTAAGATAAACTCGTCATAAGGCAGACATTTCGCGAAGTCTTGtcttgtaattttttattttatttttgtaactAAGCCGGGAttcaaacccagaacctcaaGATATGTtagacgaagggcaaaaattaaagacctgcaatttgagggacaaaaattaaagaccaccccaaaagaagggaaatcGTGCAAATTAAGTAATGACTCGATAATGTAATTGtgtcattcgcacaaatgtcCCTATTTCGGGTTGTTCTTTACTTTTTGCATTTCAAATTTGTGATCTTTTTGTGCACTTTGCGCGTGgcataattttaaattttgttcgGTATAATTTagattatatcacataaattacgTCAGACATAGCAAAAACAGAATTTATGCTAAGAGAATTTCTACATAACTTATGCCGAGCGAAGCAAAAGTTTAGTTTCAAAGATAAATCTTACAGAACTTATGTTGAACTAAGCAGATCtggatatttttattaaatgagtaacaaggacaaaaattaaagaccataaATATGATGGACAATTAAAGACCTATGcgtttgaaggacaatccgtgcaaaatTTTGTAATATAATAGTATGGTCactttaattttgtataatgttacacctcgtggtAATGCGACGGTCGTACTAAACATTCGTTCATTGTCGATTTGGG
Coding sequences within it:
- the LOC132055640 gene encoding calmodulin-binding protein 60 A-like; the encoded protein is MSMKRQSQEDLKPRHDGGSSEDKRRRRVPSLRSVIMEVVNMRRVQHFMEPVLEPLIRRVVKEEVELALRKYMTTMKRNCGKDVYACELRSLKLKFLDVISPPVFTGTRIEGEESSLKVALVDALTGQVVSSGPESCSKVEIVVLEGDFDGDDGDNWTAEEFKNNIVREREGKKPLLTGDAFLFLKDGIGWVSDISFTDNSSWTRSRKFRLGARLVDSFEGISVREAKTESFIVRDHRGELYKKHHPPSLSDEVWRLEKIGKDGAFHRRLSKERVNSVKDFLTLLYLDPTRLRNVLGTGMSTKMWEVTVEHARTCLLDKKMYLYYPSVSVPKTGVAFNIVGQVMGLLPDCQLVPADNLSETQKDDARNLVICAFRHWEEVVSFEDESSLMDWVMQISTVQFSSNSPMVGTSDGSDNVLASQKVNRSEYQQLSASTPDIMPSFCSIAGFSTLDDYVLHGIDNMDVTFDQPLNFPGQDTNSLMADTDSITPPPFCDDDHLSFFGTDYSLPSPNFAPSPDLQCAVSSFLSHNSAIVPLDKAQRRWKMLFSVLRWFSVRRIVNKRSIIS